In a single window of the Nicotiana tomentosiformis chromosome 8, ASM39032v3, whole genome shotgun sequence genome:
- the LOC138897400 gene encoding uncharacterized protein, producing MAPKKRARIVQEANATPGVAVDPLLDNAGKGNPPTITLPDSSTPEHTTSVPTPTEGATIPPADIPVPPPAPAPGPDVFTDHKNLQYIFKQKELNLRQRRWVEFLKDYCIDILYHPGKANVVADALSRKSMGSLAQLELKEVIHKHKATSFSLDMDDGTLRYQGRLCVPNVDGLRERIMGEAHTSRYSVHLGSTKMYHDLKEVYWWNDMKRGVADLVAKCLNCQQVKAEHQKPGGLTQSIEIPMWKWEMTNMDFVVGLPHTPRKFDSIWRLRVQGRRLGVLEGISHEGDHAVWKEREIKYRIIRRIGQVAYNLELPPEMSLVDLVFHVSMLMKVVGDPSTIVPVETVEVTEELSYEEIPVAILNRQVQKLRNKQIASVKVLWRNQQVEKATWEAENEMKKKYPHLFE from the exons atggcacctaagaagagagcgagaattgtccaagaagccaatgccaccccaggagtggctgTTGATCCCCTACTTGATAATGCGGGTAAGGGgaatccccctactatcacactgcctgattcgtctactccagaaCATACTACCTCAGTTCCTACACCCAcggagggtgccacaatccctcccgccgatatacctgttccacctccagccccagctcctGGTCCCG atgtattcacggaccacaagaatCTTCAATACATTTTTAAGCAAAaagaattgaacttaaggcagagaaggtgggtTGAATTTCTCAAAGATTATTGcatcgacattttgtatcatccggggaaagctaatgtggtggcggatgctcttagtcggaaatctatgggtagtttggctcagtTGGAG ctgaaggaagtgattcataaacataaggctACGTCTTTTTCTCTtgacatggatgatggtacattacggtaccaagggcggttatgtgttccaaacgtagatggtcttcgggaaagaatcatgggagaagctcatacttctagatattccgtgcacctaGGTTcaacgaaaatgtatcatgacctcaaggaagtttactggtggaatgacatgaagaggggtgtggcggacttGGTGGCAAAATGTTTaaactgtcaacaggtgaaggccgagcatcaaaaGCCCGGTGGGTTAACACaaagtatagaaattccaatgtggaaatgggaaatgactaacatggattttgtggtagggttaccacACACTCCACggaagtttgactcaatttgg agacttagagttcaaggaagaCGATTGGGTGTTCTggaaggtatctcccatgaaggggatcatgcggtttggaaagaaagggaaattaagtacAGAATAATTcgaaggataggtcaggtggcgtacaatcttgagctaccacctgagatgtcattagtggacctggtattccatgtgtccatgttgatgaaggtagttggagatccgtctactattgtgccggttgagaccgtCGAGGTTactgaagaattgtcatatgaagagattccggttGCTATCCTTAATAGACAGGtccaaaaattgaggaacaaacaaattgcatccgtaaaggtattatggcgaaaccagcaagtcgaaaaagctacttgggaagccgagaatgaaatgaaaaagaagtaccctcatttgtttgaatag